From Acidipropionibacterium acidipropionici, one genomic window encodes:
- a CDS encoding ComEA family DNA-binding protein yields the protein MKTAHDSYRDRLEDLLAGLPTRDAGPRRASGRDGPDTPADPQAGLEDSSTGAGRASEPGARPPVTLGRSHLSALGIILVLVLTVVAVMLLRSRATVVPLAASMTPASASPSSPVSASGSPVPAARTSPAATIRVHVTGKVVRPDVYALTAGARVVDALRAAGGLSRGAHPGDLNLAAPVCDGCQVQIPGSGNGRVIGPDARASGAASATPGPQPGASGATTAPGTGGQDARIDLNSATSEQLQTLDGVGPATAAKILAWRQTHGRFTDVSELQEIDGIGPKTYARIKDHVRV from the coding sequence GTGAAGACCGCACACGACTCCTACCGGGACCGCCTCGAGGACCTGCTGGCCGGGCTGCCGACCCGGGACGCCGGCCCTCGCCGTGCCTCAGGGCGGGACGGCCCCGACACCCCCGCCGATCCTCAGGCCGGCCTCGAGGACAGCTCCACCGGCGCCGGCCGGGCCTCCGAACCCGGAGCCCGGCCACCGGTGACCCTTGGCCGCTCGCATCTGTCGGCCCTGGGCATCATCCTGGTGCTCGTCCTCACCGTGGTGGCGGTCATGCTGCTGCGCTCCCGGGCCACCGTCGTCCCGCTGGCCGCGTCGATGACCCCCGCCTCGGCCTCCCCCTCCTCGCCGGTCTCGGCGTCGGGCTCTCCCGTGCCCGCAGCCCGGACCAGCCCCGCGGCGACCATCAGGGTGCACGTCACCGGAAAGGTGGTGCGCCCCGACGTCTACGCACTCACCGCCGGGGCACGGGTGGTCGACGCCCTGAGAGCCGCGGGCGGCCTGTCGCGGGGAGCCCACCCCGGAGACCTCAACCTGGCAGCACCCGTGTGCGACGGATGCCAGGTGCAGATCCCCGGATCGGGCAACGGACGGGTCATCGGTCCGGACGCCCGGGCCTCCGGGGCCGCGTCGGCGACCCCCGGCCCGCAGCCGGGCGCCTCGGGCGCGACGACGGCCCCGGGGACCGGCGGGCAGGATGCGCGCATCGACCTCAATTCAGCCACCTCCGAGCAGCTCCAGACCCTCGACGGGGTCGGCCCGGCCACCGCAGCCAAGATCCTGGCCTGGAGGCAGACCCATGGCCGGTTCACCGACGTCTCCGAGCTCCAGGAGATCGACGGGATCGGCCCCAAGACGTACGCCCGGATCAAGGACCATGTCCGGGTCTGA
- a CDS encoding ComEC/Rec2 family competence protein — MSGSDPPDPAPRPDLRTLPLAVAAVVAALVATVASGRVMTALVTTALAACLIAAWRRHWKAGAALAVLAVVAVTAWVRADRLHDSAIAVLARDRAAVTVTGRVASDPRILAARGARPDAVLIHVTADQVSGRGLRVRQSSAVLVTASGATRGAAAHLSVGERVELAGVLAPAERSDPTAGVLRLRSPPRVVAGPRALDRGVNRIREALVASVRFNSADQRALVPSLVVGDTSAVSEEIDEAFRATALTHLMAVSGANLASTTALMWWAGSWLGLRRRPLRALSVVAVAGFVIVCRSEPSVVRAAAMGVVTLAAAGLSFDRAAGLRALCVAVMSLMLVDPWLSRSVGFWLSVCATTGILWWTTGWARAMSGWLSENLARVVVVPWAAQLATQPLITWLSGQVSTTGLIANVTAAPFVAPATALGMAAALLGAVWAPLGVIPGWLAGWCVQPILLIASAGARAPAAALSWPARPATLAVLAGLCLGLALVTPWLLSSPWRAVLTGVVVLAASVIRPPVPGWPGPWQVAICDVGQGSAALVRADRASAVLVDTGPDPGPLADCLEELGIRNVPVIVASHYHADHIGGLQAALSHGVKLLLVSPLASPAGEAARVAAQARAVGAVVRPAAPGDALTVGQARIAVAGSGDPGDPQPDDGASEESSAENDSSVIIRATSGGLTVLLPGDAEPDGQARARRTGETLQADVIVMPHHGSSRQDQLFWGRTGARVAVASAGVDNSYGHPSRAALTMASRMGMKVARTDQQGAVVLSRTGDSVTVRTRR, encoded by the coding sequence ATGTCCGGGTCTGATCCGCCCGACCCGGCTCCCCGACCGGACCTGAGAACCCTCCCCCTGGCGGTGGCCGCGGTGGTCGCCGCGCTGGTGGCCACCGTCGCCTCCGGCCGCGTCATGACGGCACTGGTGACCACGGCCCTGGCCGCCTGCCTGATCGCGGCATGGCGGCGCCACTGGAAGGCCGGCGCCGCTCTGGCGGTCCTCGCGGTGGTGGCCGTCACCGCATGGGTGCGGGCCGATCGACTGCACGACTCGGCGATCGCCGTCCTGGCCCGGGACCGGGCCGCCGTCACCGTGACCGGCCGGGTCGCCTCGGATCCTCGGATCCTGGCGGCCCGCGGTGCCCGGCCCGATGCGGTGCTCATCCACGTCACCGCCGATCAGGTGAGCGGTCGGGGCCTGCGCGTCCGGCAGTCCTCCGCCGTCCTGGTCACAGCCTCCGGCGCCACCAGGGGCGCGGCCGCGCACCTGTCAGTGGGGGAGCGGGTCGAGCTGGCCGGGGTGCTGGCGCCCGCGGAGCGCAGCGACCCGACGGCGGGGGTGCTGAGACTCCGGTCGCCCCCGCGCGTGGTGGCCGGCCCCCGGGCCCTGGACCGGGGGGTGAACCGGATCAGGGAGGCGCTGGTCGCCTCGGTCCGGTTCAACAGCGCCGACCAGCGCGCGCTGGTGCCCTCCCTGGTGGTGGGGGACACCTCGGCGGTCAGCGAGGAGATCGACGAGGCGTTCCGGGCCACCGCCCTGACCCACCTGATGGCCGTCTCGGGGGCCAACCTGGCCTCCACCACCGCCCTGATGTGGTGGGCCGGGTCCTGGCTGGGCCTGCGACGGCGTCCGCTGCGGGCCCTGTCGGTGGTCGCGGTGGCCGGCTTCGTCATCGTCTGCCGGTCTGAGCCCTCGGTGGTGCGCGCGGCCGCGATGGGGGTGGTGACGCTGGCGGCGGCAGGGCTGTCCTTCGACCGCGCCGCGGGCCTGCGGGCGCTGTGCGTGGCCGTCATGTCCCTCATGCTGGTGGACCCCTGGCTGAGCCGGTCGGTGGGTTTCTGGCTGTCGGTGTGCGCCACCACCGGCATCCTGTGGTGGACCACCGGCTGGGCGCGGGCGATGTCGGGCTGGTTGTCGGAGAATCTGGCCCGCGTGGTCGTGGTGCCCTGGGCCGCGCAGCTCGCCACCCAGCCGCTGATCACCTGGTTGTCCGGTCAGGTGAGCACCACCGGACTGATCGCCAACGTCACGGCCGCCCCCTTCGTCGCCCCCGCGACCGCACTGGGGATGGCCGCCGCCCTGCTGGGTGCGGTATGGGCGCCTCTGGGGGTGATTCCCGGATGGCTGGCGGGATGGTGCGTCCAGCCGATCCTCCTGATCGCCTCGGCCGGAGCCCGGGCACCTGCCGCCGCGCTGAGCTGGCCCGCCCGGCCCGCGACGCTGGCGGTTCTCGCCGGACTGTGCCTCGGGCTGGCACTCGTGACGCCCTGGCTGCTGAGCTCGCCGTGGCGAGCCGTCCTCACCGGAGTGGTGGTGCTGGCGGCATCGGTCATCAGGCCGCCGGTGCCGGGTTGGCCGGGCCCCTGGCAGGTGGCGATCTGCGACGTCGGCCAGGGAAGCGCCGCGCTGGTCCGCGCCGACCGGGCCTCGGCGGTCCTGGTCGACACCGGCCCCGACCCGGGCCCGCTGGCCGACTGCCTGGAGGAGCTCGGGATCCGGAACGTGCCGGTGATCGTCGCGAGCCACTACCACGCCGACCACATCGGGGGCCTGCAGGCCGCACTGTCCCACGGCGTCAAACTCCTCCTCGTCTCCCCACTGGCCTCCCCGGCCGGCGAGGCCGCCAGGGTCGCCGCCCAGGCGCGGGCCGTCGGTGCCGTGGTGCGTCCCGCCGCGCCCGGGGACGCCCTGACCGTCGGGCAGGCCCGGATCGCGGTGGCGGGCTCCGGGGACCCCGGCGATCCGCAGCCCGACGACGGGGCCTCGGAGGAGTCATCGGCCGAGAACGACTCCTCGGTCATCATCCGCGCCACCTCCGGCGGACTGACGGTACTGCTGCCCGGCGACGCCGAGCCCGACGGACAGGCCAGGGCCCGGCGCACCGGGGAGACGCTGCAGGCCGACGTCATCGTGATGCCCCACCACGGATCATCGCGGCAGGACCAGCTCTTCTGGGGGCGGACCGGGGCGCGCGTCGCGGTGGCCTCGGCCGGCGTCGACAACAGCTACGGGCACCCCTCCCGGGCCGCCCTGACGATGGCCTCGCGGATGGGCATGAAGGTGGCCCGCACCGACCAGCAGGGCGCCGTCGTGCTGTCTCGCACCGGGGACTCCGTGACCGTGCGCACCAGGCGCTGA
- a CDS encoding DEAD/DEAH box helicase, which produces MPVRLRAWQREALDKYIAADPRDWLECATPGAGKTTFTLAVAAHLWQTHIINRVIVVCPTDHLRTQWIGAAAALGFDLRDTPNSEKLPADAHGCVVTYAQVAQKPAVHAGRATSHRTLVIFDEIHHAGDQMSWGSAVIDAFSGANRRIGVTGTPFRSDEAKIAHVRYEDVGEGILESVSDHNYGYADALRDGVVRPVTFATYSGRSTWNDSAGEEHTAILGDAELTKTSEEMAWRTALDSDGEWIAHVMAAAWARVNRLRDSGQIPHAKVLIPASNQEIAKEYAEVWTQVTGDAPAVILSEDAASARKLAEYRDDPEKICAVCVRLITEGVDVPDAAVLIYSTTASTPLFFAQMVGRVVRARNRGERATVFLPTVTRLLALASEMEEQRDHVIGPPQEADPLEEAARERSEPGPEGQGWRAVASDAILGEVIDTYSEPAEDGGLFALDGLLTPDQERALFARDEKARAEQAKAVASARRRSRAAREAEERQERRDDLVALLRSGGSVYDEIDDPHEMRREISTALLDFARDHALSPQAAWGQLYREIPGEKNDAAPMTLLQKRLTWLHRH; this is translated from the coding sequence ATGCCCGTCCGACTGCGCGCATGGCAGCGAGAGGCGCTGGACAAGTACATCGCCGCCGATCCCAGGGACTGGCTGGAATGCGCCACTCCCGGCGCGGGCAAGACGACCTTCACCCTGGCGGTCGCCGCGCACCTGTGGCAGACCCACATCATCAACCGGGTCATCGTGGTGTGCCCCACCGACCACCTGCGCACCCAGTGGATCGGGGCGGCCGCCGCCCTCGGCTTCGACCTGCGCGACACCCCCAACTCCGAGAAGCTGCCGGCCGACGCCCACGGATGCGTCGTCACCTACGCCCAGGTGGCCCAGAAGCCCGCGGTGCACGCGGGCCGGGCCACCAGCCACCGCACCCTGGTGATCTTCGACGAGATCCACCACGCCGGGGACCAGATGAGCTGGGGCTCGGCCGTCATCGACGCCTTCTCCGGGGCCAACCGCCGGATCGGCGTCACCGGCACCCCGTTCCGCTCCGACGAGGCGAAGATCGCCCACGTCCGCTACGAGGACGTGGGCGAGGGGATCCTCGAGTCCGTCTCCGACCACAACTACGGCTACGCCGACGCCCTGCGCGACGGCGTCGTGCGCCCCGTCACCTTCGCCACCTACTCGGGCCGGTCCACCTGGAACGACTCGGCGGGGGAGGAGCACACCGCCATCCTGGGGGACGCCGAGCTCACCAAGACCTCCGAGGAGATGGCCTGGCGCACCGCCCTGGACTCCGACGGCGAGTGGATCGCCCACGTCATGGCGGCGGCCTGGGCCAGGGTCAACCGGCTCCGCGACTCCGGGCAGATCCCCCACGCCAAGGTGCTCATCCCGGCCTCCAACCAGGAGATCGCCAAGGAGTACGCCGAGGTCTGGACCCAGGTCACCGGTGACGCGCCCGCCGTCATCCTGTCCGAGGACGCCGCCTCGGCCCGCAAGCTGGCCGAGTACCGCGACGATCCCGAGAAGATCTGCGCGGTCTGCGTCCGCCTCATCACCGAGGGCGTCGACGTGCCCGACGCGGCCGTCCTCATCTACTCCACCACCGCCTCCACACCGCTCTTCTTCGCCCAGATGGTCGGGCGGGTGGTCCGTGCCCGCAACCGCGGCGAGAGGGCCACCGTCTTCCTGCCCACCGTCACCCGGCTGCTCGCCCTGGCCTCCGAGATGGAGGAGCAGCGCGACCACGTCATCGGGCCGCCCCAGGAGGCCGACCCGCTCGAGGAGGCCGCCCGGGAGCGCAGCGAGCCCGGGCCCGAGGGCCAGGGCTGGCGGGCGGTCGCCTCCGACGCCATCCTCGGCGAGGTCATCGACACCTACTCCGAACCGGCTGAGGACGGGGGACTGTTCGCTCTCGACGGGCTGCTCACCCCCGATCAGGAACGGGCGCTGTTCGCCCGCGACGAGAAGGCCCGCGCCGAGCAGGCCAAGGCCGTGGCCTCCGCCAGACGCCGCTCCCGGGCCGCACGCGAGGCCGAGGAGCGTCAGGAGCGCCGCGACGACTTGGTCGCCCTGCTACGGTCCGGCGGCTCGGTCTACGACGAGATCGACGATCCCCACGAGATGCGCCGGGAGATCTCCACCGCCCTGCTGGACTTCGCCCGCGACCACGCGCTGTCGCCCCAGGCCGCATGGGGGCAGCTCTACCGGGAGATCCCCGGGGAGAAGAACGACGCCGCCCCGATGACCCTGCTGCAGAAGCGGCTAACCTGGCTGCATAGGCATTAG